A genomic window from Punica granatum isolate Tunisia-2019 chromosome 2, ASM765513v2, whole genome shotgun sequence includes:
- the LOC116196649 gene encoding aminomethyltransferase, mitochondrial, with translation MRGGGLWQLGQSITRRLAQGNKKAVAPRRFFASEADLKKTVLYDFHVVNGAKMVPFAGWSMPIQYKDSIMDSTVNCRENGSLFDVSHMCGLSLKGKDCVPFLEKLVIADVAGLAPGTGSLTVFTNEKGGAIDDSVITKVTDKHIYLVVNAGCRDKDLAHIEEHMKAFKARGGDVSWHIHDERSLLALQGPLAMPVLQHLTKEDLSKLYFGEFRILDINGSSCFLTRTGYTGEDGFEISVPSENAVDLAKAILEKSEGKVRLTGLGARDSLRLEAGLCLYGNDMEQHITPVEAGLTWAIGKRRRAEGGFLGAETILKQLEEGPRIRRVGIISSGPPARSHSEIKDSGGEKNLGEVTSGGFSPCLKKNIAMGYVKSGSHKSGTKLKIAIRGKAYDGVITKMPFVPTKYYKPS, from the exons ATGAGAGGAGGAGGCCTCTGGCAGCTTGGCCAGTCGATCACCCGCCGCCTCGCGCAGGGCAACAAGAAGGCTGTTGCCCCCCGCCGATTCTTCGCCAGCGAGGCCGATCTCAAGAAGACGGTCCTCTACGACTTCCACGTCGTCAATGGCGCGAAGATGGTGCCCTTTGCGGGTTGGAGCATGCCAATCCAATACAAGGACTCGATAATGGACTCCACCGTGAACTGCAGGGAGAATGGGAGCCTCTTCGATGTGTCCCACATGTGCGGTCTCAGCCTCAAGGGCAAGGACTGCGTGCCTTTCCTGGAGAAGCTAGTAATTGCCGACGTGGCTGGGCTCGCTCCGGGTACTGGGTCCCTCACTGTCTTCACGAATGAGAAGGGAGGGGCCATAGATGACTCGGTGATCACTAAGGTGACGGACAAGCATATCTATTTAGTCGTGAATGCAGGGTGCAGGGATAAGGACTTAGCTCATATCGAGGAGCACATGAAGGCGTTCAAGGCAAGGGGTGGAGATGTCTCGTGGCACATTCACGATGAGAGATCCCTGCTCGCCCTTCAG GGTCCTCTTGCAATGCCAGTTCTGCAACACCTTACTAAAGAGGACTTAAGCAAGCTTTATTTCGGCGAGTTCCGTATTTTGGACATTAATGGTTCATCTTGCTTCCTAACCAGAACAGG TTACACGGGCGAAGATGGATTTGAGATCTCTGTTCCCTCAGAGAACGCCGTGGACCTCGCTAAGGCGATCCTTGAGAAGTCTGAGGGCAAGGTGAGGCTCACCGGGCTTGGGGCCAGGGACAGTCTCCGTCTTGAGGCAGGACTCTGCCTTTATGGGAATGACATGGAGCAGCACATAACCCCTGTGGAGGCAGGCCTTACATGGGCCATAGGGAAGCGGAGGCGAGCTGAGGGTGGATTTCTCGGTGCTGAGACCATCCTGAAGCAGCTTGAGGAGGGGCCCCGGATCCGCCGGGTGGGGATCATCTCCTCAGGCCCCCCTGCAAGGAGCCATAGCGAGATCAAGGACAGCGGGGGCGAGAAGAACCTCGGGGAGGTCACCAGCGGCGGGTTCTCCCCCTGCCTCAAGAAGAACATTGCAATGGGGTACGTGAAGTCCGGGTCCCACAAGTCAGGCACCAAACTTAAGATCGCAATTCGAGGGAAGGCCTACGATGGTGTGATCACGAAGATGCCCTTCGTTCCAACGAAATACTACAAGCCGTCCTAG